A single genomic interval of Lynx canadensis isolate LIC74 chromosome A2, mLynCan4.pri.v2, whole genome shotgun sequence harbors:
- the LOC115502047 gene encoding olfactory receptor 10AC1 produces the protein MDSPSNATMPCGFLLQGFSEFPHLRPVLFLLLLAVHLATLGGNLLILVAVASVPSPPPMLLFLCQLSAIELCYTLVVVPRSLADLATPGLGGGSPISFLGCAVQMQMFVALGGAECFLLATMAYDRYVAICHPLRYTAVVTPGLCARLALACCLGGLAVSVGLTVAIFHLPFCGSRLLVHFFCDITALLDLACTRSYADELPLLGTCLVLLLLPSLLILSSYGAIAATLRRLHSPRGRYKAASTCASHLAVTFLHYGCATFMYVRPKASYSPRRDRTLALIYTNITPLLYPLIYSLRNREITTAIRRVLGQGRQGQGLCEP, from the coding sequence ATGGACAGCCCCAGCAATGCCACCATGCCCTGTGGCTTTCTCCTTCAGGGCTTCTCTGAGTTCCCGCACCTAAGGCCGGTGCTCTTCTTGTTGCTGCTAGCCGTGCACCTGGCCACCCTGGGCGGGAACCTGCTCATCCTGGTGGCCGTGGCCTCAGTGCCCAGCCCACCACCCATGCTGCTCTTCCTGTGCCAGCTGTCAGCCATCGAGCTCTGTTACACTCTGGTGGTGGTGCCCCGCTCCCTGGCTGACCTGGCCACGCCAGGCCTTGGCGGGGGCAGCCCCATCTCCTTCCTGGGCTGCGCAGTTCAGATGCAGATGTTCGTGGCGCTGGGTGGGGCCGAGTGCTTCCTGCTGGCCACCATGGCCTATGACCGTTACGTGGCCATCTGCCACCCGCTGCGCTACACCGCAGTGGTGACCCCAGGGCTGTGCGCAAGGCTGGCCCTGGCCTGCTGTCTCGGGGGACTGGCAGTGTCCGTGGGGCTCACAGTGGCCATCTTTCACCTGCCTTTCTGCGGCTCCCGCCTACTGGTGCATTTCTTCTGCGACATCACGGCGCTGCTGGACCTGGCTTGCACACGGAGCTACGCTGACGAGCTTCCCCTGCTGGGCACCTGCCtcgtgctgctgctgctgccctcgCTGCTCATCCTGTCCTCCTACGGAGCCATCGCCGCCACCCTGCGTCGCCTGCACTCCCCCAGGGGCCGGTACAAGGctgcctccacctgcgcctcgcACCTGGCCGTCACTTTCCTGCACTATGGCTGTGCCACCTTCATGTATGTGCGGCCCAAGGCCAGCTACTCCCCACGGCGGGACCGCACCCTGGCACTCATCTACACCAACATCACGCCGCTGCTGTACCCGCTCATCTACAGCCTGCGCAACCGCGAGATCACCACCGCCATCCGCcgggtgctggggcaggggcggCAGGGACAAGGTCTGTGTGAGCCCTGA